The Mycobacterium paragordonae genome includes a region encoding these proteins:
- a CDS encoding tRNA adenosine deaminase-associated protein, translating to MGAQRASAAGPSTDIPDGFGVAVVREEGKWRCAPLGSKALTSLSAAETELRELRSSGAVFGLLDVDDEFFVIVRPAPSGTRLLLSDATAALDYDIAAEVLDSLDAEIDPEDLEDAEPFEEGDLGLLSDIGLPEAVLGVILDETDLYADEQLGRIAREMGFAEQLSAVIDRLGR from the coding sequence ATGGGAGCACAACGGGCTTCAGCAGCAGGCCCGTCCACGGACATCCCCGACGGCTTCGGCGTCGCGGTCGTGCGCGAAGAGGGCAAGTGGCGCTGTGCGCCGCTGGGCTCGAAAGCGCTGACCAGTTTGTCGGCCGCCGAGACCGAACTGCGGGAGCTGCGAAGTTCCGGCGCCGTATTCGGGTTGTTGGACGTCGACGATGAATTCTTTGTCATCGTGCGTCCGGCGCCATCCGGGACCCGGTTGCTGCTCTCCGACGCCACCGCCGCGCTGGATTACGACATCGCCGCCGAGGTGCTGGACAGCCTGGACGCCGAAATCGATCCCGAAGACCTCGAGGACGCCGAACCGTTCGAAGAGGGTGACCTGGGGTTGCTGTCCGACATCGGGCTACCCGAAGCGGTGCTGGGGGTCATCCTCGACGAGACCGACCTCTATGCCGACGAGCAACTCGGTCGCATCGCCCGCGAGATGGGGTTCGCCGAACAATTGTCGGCGGTGATCGACCGCCTCGGTCGGTAA
- a CDS encoding putative glycolipid-binding domain-containing protein, with the protein MTAAPSDPTPSAWPQMLTWRAQDISRMESVRIQLSGKRIKANGRIVAAATATNPAFGAFYELQTDEKGATKRFGLTVSLAERERQLAIARDEENMWLITDHQGERRSAYNGALDVDLVFSPFFNALPIRRLGIHERADSVVLPMVYVNVPEMTVDAATVSYTSEGRLDAIKLRSPVADTTVVVDADGFIVDYPGLAERI; encoded by the coding sequence GTGACCGCAGCCCCCTCTGATCCGACTCCTAGCGCCTGGCCGCAGATGCTGACCTGGCGCGCGCAGGACATTTCGCGCATGGAATCTGTACGAATCCAGTTGTCAGGCAAGAGAATAAAGGCGAACGGTCGCATCGTGGCCGCGGCCACCGCAACCAATCCCGCCTTCGGCGCCTTCTACGAATTGCAGACGGACGAGAAGGGTGCCACCAAGCGGTTCGGGCTGACCGTCTCGCTTGCCGAGCGGGAACGCCAGCTCGCCATCGCACGTGACGAAGAGAACATGTGGTTGATCACCGACCACCAGGGGGAGCGACGCTCGGCATACAACGGCGCCCTGGACGTCGACCTGGTGTTCAGCCCGTTCTTCAACGCACTGCCGATCCGCCGGCTGGGCATCCACGAGCGGGCGGATTCGGTCGTGCTGCCGATGGTCTATGTGAATGTGCCGGAGATGACGGTCGACGCCGCCACCGTGAGCTACACCAGCGAGGGCCGGCTGGACGCGATCAAGCTGCGGTCGCCGGTGGCCGACACGACGGTGGTCGTGGACGCCGACGGGTTCATCGTTGACTATCCAGGGTTGGCAGAGCGGATCTGA
- a CDS encoding cellulase family glycosylhydrolase: MQRRTALKLPLALAAATALSRTPRASAEAGRWPADRAHNWYQAQGWLVGVNYVTSTAINQLEMFQGGTYDPRRIDNELGAARFHGFNTVRVFLHDQLWAADRQGFQTRLAQFVGIAARHGIKPLFVLFDSCWDPFPRLGRQRAPKPGVHNSGWVQGPGAEHIDDARYVGVMQEYVTGVLSQFRNDDRVLGWDLWNEPDNPAREYRKVERKDKLDRVGALLPQVFRWARAVDPVQPLTSGVWQGNWGDPGARSAIAGIQLDNADVITFHSYAPPSEFEGRIGELAPLGRPIICTEYLARSLGSTVEGILPIARRHNVGALNWGLVAGKTQTYFPWSSWDHPATAVPKQWFADLLQPDGRPFADGELQTIRKLASGQDRE, from the coding sequence GTGCAACGCCGAACCGCTCTGAAGCTGCCGCTGGCGCTGGCGGCCGCCACAGCACTGAGCCGGACGCCACGCGCGTCCGCCGAGGCGGGCCGCTGGCCGGCCGACCGCGCGCACAACTGGTACCAAGCCCAGGGCTGGCTGGTCGGCGTCAACTACGTCACCTCGACGGCGATCAATCAGCTCGAGATGTTCCAGGGCGGCACCTATGACCCGCGGCGCATCGACAACGAGCTGGGTGCGGCGCGGTTCCACGGGTTCAACACGGTGCGGGTGTTCCTGCATGACCAGCTGTGGGCTGCCGACCGCCAGGGTTTCCAGACCCGGCTGGCGCAGTTCGTCGGTATCGCCGCACGTCACGGCATCAAGCCGCTGTTCGTGCTGTTCGACTCCTGCTGGGACCCGTTCCCGCGGCTGGGTCGCCAGCGCGCCCCCAAACCCGGGGTGCACAATTCCGGGTGGGTGCAGGGTCCGGGCGCCGAACACATCGACGACGCGCGCTACGTCGGCGTCATGCAGGAATACGTCACCGGAGTGTTGAGCCAGTTCCGCAACGACGACCGCGTGCTGGGTTGGGACCTGTGGAACGAACCCGACAATCCGGCCCGCGAGTACCGCAAGGTCGAGCGCAAGGACAAGCTGGACCGGGTCGGGGCCCTGCTCCCCCAGGTGTTCCGCTGGGCACGCGCGGTGGATCCGGTACAACCACTGACAAGTGGTGTGTGGCAGGGCAATTGGGGAGATCCCGGGGCGCGCAGCGCCATCGCCGGCATCCAGCTCGACAACGCCGACGTGATCACGTTCCACAGCTATGCACCACCGTCCGAGTTCGAGGGCCGCATCGGTGAACTGGCGCCGCTCGGGCGCCCCATCATCTGCACCGAATATCTGGCCCGGTCACTGGGCAGCACGGTGGAAGGCATCCTGCCGATCGCCCGGCGGCACAACGTCGGTGCGCTCAACTGGGGACTGGTCGCCGGCAAGACCCAGACCTACTTCCCGTGGAGTTCGTGGGACCACCCGGCGACCGCGGTGCCCAAGCAATGGTTCGCCGACCTGCTGCAGCCCGACGGTCGGCCGTTCGCGGACGGCGAGCTGCAGACGATCCGCAAGCTCGCGTCCGGGCAGGACCGCGAGTGA
- a CDS encoding TM2 domain-containing protein, whose translation MGTPNYPGNPEQQPPWGQQPYGYQPPQPQYPQGQPVPPQYQPGPPVPQYPGYPGYAADPQAPFGRDPATGMPLSDKSSTTAGLLQLFFGAFGVGRFYLDSTQIAVIQLCLGLSGLLFTVFCIIGLPVLLGVTIWGFVDAIMIFTGSVTDSYGRKLR comes from the coding sequence ATGGGAACACCGAACTACCCGGGAAACCCCGAGCAGCAGCCGCCCTGGGGCCAGCAGCCCTACGGCTACCAGCCGCCTCAACCGCAGTACCCGCAGGGCCAGCCTGTTCCGCCCCAGTACCAGCCGGGGCCGCCGGTCCCGCAGTATCCCGGCTACCCGGGCTACGCCGCCGATCCGCAGGCGCCGTTCGGACGCGACCCGGCCACCGGGATGCCACTGTCGGACAAGTCCTCCACCACCGCCGGACTGCTTCAGCTGTTTTTCGGGGCGTTCGGCGTCGGACGTTTCTATCTGGACTCGACCCAGATCGCGGTGATTCAGCTGTGCCTCGGCCTGTCCGGCCTGCTCTTCACGGTCTTCTGCATCATCGGCTTGCCGGTGCTCCTCGGCGTCACCATCTGGGGCTTCGTCGACGCGATCATGATCTTCACCGGGAGCGTCACCGACAGCTACGGCCGCAAGCTGCGTTGA
- a CDS encoding LapA family protein produces MTSTSPGSLPPDAPRPDHSPSRKTPPPQSRPLPKDKASAFTRAGALWSSLIVGFLILILLLVFIAQNTASTAFTFLGWHWTLPLGVAILLAAVVGGLITVAVGTARIVQLRRAAKKNLTAAVR; encoded by the coding sequence ATGACCAGCACCTCTCCTGGCTCGCTTCCGCCGGATGCACCTCGGCCCGACCATTCGCCGTCCCGCAAGACGCCGCCGCCGCAGTCCCGTCCACTGCCCAAGGACAAGGCGTCCGCCTTCACCCGCGCCGGTGCGCTGTGGTCGTCGCTGATCGTCGGGTTCCTGATCCTGATCCTGTTGCTGGTCTTCATCGCGCAGAACACGGCGTCCACCGCTTTCACCTTCCTGGGTTGGCACTGGACCCTGCCGCTGGGTGTGGCGATCCTGCTGGCCGCCGTCGTCGGCGGGCTGATCACCGTCGCCGTGGGTACCGCCCGGATCGTTCAGCTGCGTCGCGCGGCCAAGAAGAACCTGACCGCCGCCGTCCGCTAG
- a CDS encoding MmpS family transport accessory protein, protein MSTTRLSIPPLLMCAATAFITVAVPAPAQAAPDTCISGYVWREARPSDHVCVTPAVRTRTQQENANPTNHRSPNGGAYGPNTCVNGYVWREAFDGDTICVTPDERSATLADNAAAASRVATPQSPAGGNVVFEAFGPGDVYSVVTDPDTGLYSNAPLPFKRTITVGADVTMLQVVATGKQSNPGCRITLDGKVVAEKPVGGDAHCIYTR, encoded by the coding sequence ATGTCAACCACACGTTTATCGATACCGCCGCTGCTGATGTGCGCCGCCACCGCCTTCATCACCGTCGCAGTGCCGGCGCCCGCCCAGGCTGCCCCGGACACGTGCATTTCGGGTTACGTATGGCGCGAAGCCCGGCCCAGTGACCACGTCTGCGTCACGCCCGCGGTGCGCACCCGCACCCAACAGGAAAATGCCAACCCCACCAACCACCGGTCGCCCAACGGCGGCGCCTACGGTCCGAACACCTGCGTCAACGGTTACGTCTGGCGCGAGGCATTCGACGGCGACACCATCTGCGTGACTCCCGACGAGCGCTCAGCAACGTTGGCGGACAACGCAGCTGCTGCATCCCGGGTCGCAACGCCACAGTCCCCCGCGGGTGGGAATGTGGTGTTCGAGGCGTTCGGGCCTGGCGACGTCTACTCCGTCGTCACCGACCCCGACACCGGTCTGTACAGCAATGCGCCACTTCCCTTCAAGCGCACCATCACCGTCGGCGCCGACGTCACGATGCTGCAGGTAGTCGCCACCGGCAAGCAATCCAACCCCGGATGCCGCATCACCCTCGATGGCAAGGTGGTGGCCGAGAAACCGGTCGGTGGAGACGCGCACTGCATCTACACACGCTGA
- a CDS encoding ABC transporter permease — protein MHYLLTHLSTAWALTVIHLRLSLIPVAIGLAIAVPLGLLVQRAPLLRRVTTATASVIFTIPSLALFVVLPLIIGTRILDEANVIVALSAYTTALMVRAVLEALDAVPGQLRDAAIAIGYGPLARMLKVELPLSIPVLVAGLRVVVVTNIAMVSVGSVIGIGGLGSWFTAGFQTNKSDQIVAGIIAMFALAVVIDTLLSVAGRLATPWEHGRRIRSPIVGGAR, from the coding sequence ATGCACTACCTGTTGACGCATCTGAGCACCGCATGGGCGCTGACCGTTATTCACCTGCGCCTGTCGCTGATACCGGTGGCGATCGGGCTGGCCATCGCGGTGCCGCTCGGTCTGCTGGTGCAGCGCGCTCCGCTGCTTCGCCGGGTGACAACGGCGACGGCCAGCGTGATCTTCACCATCCCATCGCTGGCGTTGTTCGTCGTACTGCCGCTGATCATCGGAACCCGGATCCTCGACGAGGCCAACGTGATCGTCGCGCTCAGCGCCTACACCACCGCACTCATGGTCCGGGCGGTCCTCGAAGCCCTGGACGCGGTACCGGGGCAACTGCGCGACGCGGCCATCGCGATCGGCTATGGGCCCCTGGCCCGGATGCTGAAAGTTGAACTGCCGCTGTCTATTCCGGTGCTCGTCGCCGGACTGCGGGTGGTCGTCGTGACCAATATCGCGATGGTGTCGGTCGGTTCGGTGATCGGCATCGGCGGCCTCGGCAGCTGGTTCACCGCGGGGTTCCAGACGAACAAGAGTGACCAGATCGTCGCCGGCATCATCGCGATGTTCGCGCTGGCGGTCGTCATCGACACGCTGCTCAGCGTGGCCGGCCGGCTGGCCACGCCCTGGGAGCACGGGCGGCGGATCCGGTCGCCGATCGTGGGCGGCGCCCGGTGA
- a CDS encoding ABC transporter substrate-binding protein gives MLRRAMTAVAVWLVVYPVSACGNPDPFGAGAGGPRSIVVGSGDFPESQIVAEIYAQALHANGFDVGRRMGIGSRETYIPALKDHSIDLVPEYIGNLLLYFEPDSKATVLDAVELQLYQRLPGDLSILTPSPASDTDTVTVTAGTAAKWNLKTIADLAAHSAEVRFAAPSAFATRPSGLIGLKQKYGLDISSGNFMTINDGGGPVTVRALVDGSATAANIFSTSPAVVQDHLVALEDPEHNFLAGNIVPLVNSQKKSDRLKDVLDAVSAKLTTGGIAELNAAVAGNGGVDPDQAARKWVHDNGFDQPIER, from the coding sequence ATGCTGCGGCGCGCAATGACCGCCGTGGCTGTCTGGTTGGTCGTGTACCCGGTGTCGGCCTGCGGCAATCCCGATCCGTTCGGGGCCGGGGCGGGCGGCCCGAGATCGATCGTGGTGGGCTCCGGCGACTTCCCGGAATCGCAGATCGTCGCCGAAATCTACGCACAGGCACTGCATGCCAACGGCTTCGACGTGGGGCGCCGGATGGGCATCGGCAGCCGCGAGACGTATATCCCGGCGCTCAAAGACCACTCCATCGACCTGGTGCCCGAGTACATCGGCAACCTTCTGCTCTATTTCGAACCGGACTCCAAAGCCACCGTCCTCGATGCGGTCGAGTTGCAGCTCTACCAACGGCTTCCCGGCGACCTGTCGATTCTGACGCCGTCGCCGGCTTCCGACACCGACACGGTGACCGTCACCGCGGGGACCGCCGCCAAATGGAACCTCAAGACTATCGCCGACCTGGCGGCGCATTCCGCCGAGGTGAGATTCGCCGCGCCATCAGCCTTCGCGACCCGTCCGTCCGGGTTGATCGGGCTCAAGCAGAAGTACGGACTCGACATCAGCTCCGGCAACTTCATGACGATCAACGACGGCGGCGGCCCGGTGACGGTACGGGCTCTGGTGGACGGATCGGCGACGGCCGCCAATATTTTCAGCACTTCCCCGGCCGTGGTGCAGGACCATCTGGTGGCGCTGGAGGATCCCGAGCACAACTTCCTGGCCGGAAATATTGTGCCACTGGTGAATTCGCAGAAGAAGTCGGATCGCCTCAAGGATGTGCTGGATGCGGTCTCGGCCAAGCTGACCACCGGTGGCATCGCCGAACTCAACGCGGCGGTCGCCGGCAACGGTGGTGTCGACCCCGATCAGGCGGCCCGGAAATGGGTGCACGACAACGGTTTCGATCAACCGATCGAGCGGTGA
- a CDS encoding hemerythrin domain-containing protein: protein MADIIDLIYADHDWIRRQFFRLDDAASNEDLVAIWNALGARLDVHAEAEEAVFYPALLKHGGHDHPSNPEGDPEDETEDAITDHNAIRDAVRRSRGLEPGSTEWFEAVHEAREQNGKHLDEEEREAMPDFIKSASLELRNELAMQWLRFHAEREATKGVDNRDKDADAYIDKHS, encoded by the coding sequence ATGGCGGACATCATCGACCTCATCTACGCCGATCACGACTGGATCAGGCGTCAGTTCTTCCGGCTTGACGACGCGGCATCGAACGAGGATCTCGTCGCCATCTGGAATGCCCTCGGCGCCCGCCTCGACGTTCATGCCGAGGCCGAGGAGGCGGTGTTTTACCCGGCACTGCTCAAGCACGGCGGCCATGACCATCCGAGCAATCCCGAGGGTGACCCGGAGGACGAAACCGAAGACGCGATCACCGACCACAACGCGATTCGTGATGCGGTCCGTCGGTCACGCGGGCTCGAGCCGGGCAGCACCGAGTGGTTCGAGGCCGTCCACGAGGCCCGCGAGCAGAACGGCAAACACCTCGACGAAGAAGAACGCGAAGCGATGCCGGACTTCATCAAGAGCGCCTCGCTGGAGCTCCGCAATGAGCTGGCCATGCAATGGTTGCGGTTTCACGCCGAACGCGAAGCGACCAAAGGGGTCGACAATCGCGATAAGGACGCGGACGCCTATATCGATAAGCATTCATGA
- a CDS encoding ABC transporter ATP-binding protein, translated as MITFDNVSKVFAGGATAVDRLSLHVPEGKLTVFVGSSGCGKTTALRMINRMVDPTSGTVTVDGRDVSTVDPVRLRRGIGYVIQSAGLMPHQRVIDNVATVPVLRGQSRRAARAAAYQVLERVGLNPKLASRYPAQLSGGEQQRVGVARALAADPPILLMDEAFSAVDPVVRHTLQNEILRLQSELRKTIVFVTHDIDEALRLADRVAVFGSGGVLQQYDEPARLLARPANDFVARFIGLGRGYRWLQLVDAAGLPLHEIAQIQADDLAGAALPDGWSLVVDADATPRGWIDADGLRRYRDGQPLAEAMTAVGSVFHTDGNLSQALDAALSSPSSVGVAVDRTEKVIGGVLASDVLAAAQARRRV; from the coding sequence GTGATCACCTTCGACAACGTCAGCAAGGTATTCGCCGGTGGCGCCACCGCGGTCGACCGGCTCAGTCTTCATGTGCCCGAAGGCAAACTGACCGTATTCGTCGGTTCCTCCGGGTGCGGCAAAACCACCGCGTTGCGCATGATCAACCGGATGGTGGACCCCACCTCGGGAACCGTCACCGTCGACGGCAGAGACGTGTCGACCGTCGATCCGGTGCGGTTGCGCCGTGGCATCGGCTATGTCATCCAGAGCGCGGGTTTGATGCCGCACCAACGGGTTATCGACAACGTCGCGACGGTGCCGGTGCTGCGGGGTCAGTCCCGGCGGGCCGCCCGCGCCGCCGCCTACCAGGTGCTGGAACGGGTCGGACTGAACCCGAAACTCGCATCGCGCTATCCCGCGCAGTTGTCCGGTGGCGAACAACAGCGCGTGGGTGTGGCGCGGGCACTCGCCGCGGATCCGCCGATCCTGTTGATGGACGAGGCGTTCTCCGCCGTCGACCCGGTGGTCCGGCACACCCTGCAGAACGAAATCCTGCGTCTGCAAAGCGAATTGCGCAAGACAATCGTTTTCGTCACCCACGACATCGACGAGGCGTTGCGGCTCGCCGACCGTGTCGCCGTCTTCGGATCGGGCGGTGTCCTGCAGCAGTACGACGAGCCGGCGCGCCTACTCGCGCGCCCGGCCAATGATTTCGTGGCCAGATTCATCGGCCTGGGCCGTGGTTACCGCTGGCTGCAGCTTGTCGACGCGGCCGGACTGCCGCTGCACGAGATCGCGCAGATCCAGGCGGACGACCTGGCGGGTGCCGCATTGCCGGACGGGTGGTCGTTGGTGGTCGATGCTGACGCCACGCCGCGGGGTTGGATCGACGCCGACGGGCTTCGCCGGTACCGGGACGGTCAGCCTCTGGCAGAGGCCATGACGGCGGTGGGTTCGGTTTTCCACACCGACGGCAATCTCAGCCAGGCGCTGGACGCGGCGTTGTCGTCGCCGTCGTCGGTGGGTGTCGCCGTGGACCGGACGGAGAAGGTCATCGGCGGCGTTCTGGCCTCCGATGTGCTGGCCGCGGCGCAAGCGCGCAGACGGGTTTAG
- a CDS encoding ABC transporter permease, which translates to MNFIAQALSYLTTASNWTGPAGLAARTCEHLEYTALAVLASAAIAIPVGMVIGHTGRGQLLVVGAVNGLRALPTLGVLLLGVLLYGLGLGPPIVALMLLGIPSLLAGTYAGIANVDPLVVDAARAVGMAEHQVLLRVEVPNALPLILGGLRSATLQVVATATVAAYASLGGLGRYLIDGIKERQFHIALVGALMVAVLALALDGLMALAVWTSAPGSGRLSRRNRGCDAAVGDKHATVDQHVLR; encoded by the coding sequence GTGAACTTCATCGCACAGGCGTTGTCCTACCTGACCACCGCGAGCAACTGGACCGGTCCCGCCGGTCTGGCGGCGCGCACCTGCGAGCACCTGGAATACACCGCGCTCGCCGTGCTGGCCTCGGCCGCCATCGCCATCCCGGTCGGCATGGTGATCGGGCACACCGGCCGCGGTCAACTGTTGGTGGTGGGCGCGGTCAACGGACTGCGCGCGCTGCCGACGCTGGGGGTGCTGCTGCTCGGGGTGCTGCTGTACGGGCTGGGACTGGGACCGCCGATCGTGGCGCTGATGTTGCTCGGCATCCCTTCATTGCTGGCGGGCACCTATGCGGGGATCGCCAATGTCGACCCACTGGTCGTTGACGCGGCGCGCGCTGTCGGCATGGCCGAACACCAGGTGCTGCTTCGGGTCGAGGTGCCCAACGCGCTGCCGCTGATCCTGGGCGGCCTGCGGAGCGCGACGCTGCAGGTGGTCGCGACCGCGACGGTAGCCGCGTACGCGAGTCTGGGTGGACTCGGCCGGTATCTGATCGACGGCATCAAAGAACGGCAGTTTCACATCGCGTTGGTCGGTGCGCTGATGGTCGCGGTGTTGGCGCTGGCCCTGGACGGACTGATGGCGCTGGCGGTGTGGACTTCGGCACCCGGCAGCGGGCGGCTGAGCAGGCGCAATCGTGGCTGTGATGCGGCAGTTGGGGACAAACACGCCACGGTTGACCAACACGTCCTACGGTAG
- a CDS encoding prephenate dehydrogenase, giving the protein MCVLGLGLIGGSIMRAAAGAGREVFGYNRSVEGARGARSDGFDASTDLNETLARAAVSDALIVLAVPMPALPNMLAHIGESAPDCPLTDVTSVKQAVLDEVVAAGLLPRFVGGHPMTGTAHSGWTAGHGGLFNRAPWVVSVDDHVDPHVWSMVTELALDCGAVVVPAKSDEHDAAAAAISHLPHLLAEALAITAAEVPLAFALAAGSFRDATRVAGTAPDLVRAMCEANTSQLTPATDRIIELLGRARESLAHNGSVADLVDEGHAARTRYESFPRSDIVTVVVGADGWRQQLAAAGRAGGVIRSALPTLDSQR; this is encoded by the coding sequence GTGTGCGTTCTGGGGCTGGGTCTGATCGGTGGTTCGATCATGCGGGCTGCTGCCGGGGCGGGCCGTGAAGTATTCGGCTACAACCGCTCGGTGGAGGGCGCCCGCGGCGCCCGGTCCGACGGGTTCGACGCCTCCACCGACCTCAACGAGACCCTGGCCCGGGCCGCCGTGAGCGACGCCCTGATCGTGCTGGCCGTGCCGATGCCGGCCCTGCCCAACATGCTGGCTCATATCGGCGAATCGGCCCCGGACTGTCCTTTGACCGACGTCACCAGCGTGAAGCAGGCGGTGCTCGACGAGGTCGTCGCGGCCGGCCTGCTGCCGCGCTTCGTCGGGGGACATCCGATGACCGGCACCGCGCATTCGGGCTGGACGGCCGGCCACGGCGGCTTGTTCAACCGGGCGCCCTGGGTGGTCAGCGTGGACGACCACGTCGACCCTCACGTGTGGTCCATGGTGACGGAGCTAGCCCTGGACTGCGGCGCCGTGGTGGTGCCCGCCAAGTCCGACGAACACGACGCCGCGGCGGCGGCGATATCGCACCTACCGCACCTGCTGGCCGAAGCGCTGGCGATCACCGCCGCCGAGGTTCCGCTGGCGTTCGCGCTGGCTGCCGGCTCGTTCCGGGACGCCACCCGGGTCGCGGGCACCGCGCCGGACCTGGTCCGCGCGATGTGCGAGGCCAACACCAGCCAGCTGACGCCCGCCACCGACCGGATCATCGAGTTGCTGGGCCGCGCCCGCGAGTCGCTGGCACACAACGGCTCGGTGGCCGATCTGGTCGATGAGGGTCACGCGGCACGCACGCGGTACGAAAGCTTCCCCCGCTCCGACATCGTCACCGTGGTCGTCGGCGCGGACGGCTGGCGTCAGCAGCTGGCCGCGGCCGGCCGGGCCGGCGGCGTGATCAGATCCGCTCTGCCAACCCTGGATAGTCAACGATGA
- a CDS encoding nucleoside deaminase, translating to MTASDEDLIRAALAVAGTAGPRDVPIGAVVAGPDGTLLARAVNAREADGDPTAHAEILALRAAARELGDGWRLEGATLAVTVEPCTMCAGALVLARVARLVFGAWEPKTGAVGSLWDVVRDRRLNHRPEVRGGVLAAECAAPLEEFFARQRLG from the coding sequence GTGACAGCGTCTGACGAAGATCTGATCCGCGCCGCGTTGGCGGTCGCCGGGACCGCCGGACCTCGCGATGTGCCGATCGGGGCCGTCGTTGCCGGACCCGACGGCACCTTGCTGGCTCGGGCGGTCAATGCCCGCGAAGCCGACGGCGATCCCACCGCCCACGCGGAGATCCTGGCATTGCGCGCGGCCGCCCGGGAGCTGGGCGACGGGTGGCGACTGGAGGGCGCGACGCTGGCGGTCACCGTCGAACCGTGCACTATGTGCGCCGGGGCGTTGGTGCTGGCCCGGGTGGCGCGGCTGGTGTTCGGCGCTTGGGAACCCAAGACGGGTGCGGTCGGCTCGCTATGGGATGTAGTGCGGGATCGCCGGCTGAATCATCGGCCGGAAGTTCGCGGCGGCGTGCTGGCCGCGGAGTGCGCCGCGCCGCTGGAGGAGTTCTTCGCCCGGCAGCGATTGGGGTGA
- a CDS encoding PE-PPE domain-containing protein, translated as MKVKVPYTNLPNAYFVHQGSDALNQLLHSTPGRKIVLGHSEGAQVEDDWLRRYGPGSDIDPATVTFVLTGDPETKYGGCTTVPNSGCSAAYGGRGFPADTRYTVKVLIRQYDFWADCPADLSNSFALFNRVASNFVAGRGELRGPHLDYSNLSLTDSGNKSYVEGNATYILGAPATYYLPMVTWRIESAENKRLHDQQWRPIVESAYHRPMGTIDPPA; from the coding sequence GTGAAAGTCAAAGTCCCCTATACGAATCTGCCCAATGCCTATTTCGTCCATCAGGGATCGGACGCGCTCAACCAGCTCCTGCACTCCACGCCCGGCCGCAAGATCGTCCTCGGTCACAGCGAAGGCGCGCAGGTGGAAGACGATTGGCTGCGCCGGTACGGCCCGGGCAGCGACATCGATCCCGCGACGGTGACGTTCGTTCTCACCGGTGATCCGGAGACCAAGTACGGCGGCTGCACCACCGTTCCCAACAGCGGATGCTCCGCGGCGTATGGCGGACGGGGATTTCCGGCCGACACCCGATACACGGTCAAAGTCCTGATCCGCCAATACGATTTCTGGGCGGACTGCCCGGCCGACCTGTCGAATTCCTTCGCGCTGTTCAATCGGGTGGCATCAAACTTCGTCGCCGGCAGGGGAGAATTGAGGGGCCCGCACCTGGATTACAGCAATCTCAGTCTGACCGATTCGGGGAACAAGTCGTACGTGGAGGGCAACGCCACCTACATTCTCGGAGCGCCGGCCACGTATTACCTGCCCATGGTCACCTGGCGGATCGAATCGGCCGAGAACAAGAGACTCCACGACCAGCAGTGGCGCCCCATCGTCGAATCCGCCTACCACCGTCCGATGGGGACGATCGATCCACCCGCCTGA